From one Candidatus Thioglobus sp. NP1 genomic stretch:
- a CDS encoding polyamine ABC transporter substrate-binding protein, with amino-acid sequence MKNKLNNLLVAGALTFSAQVAIADEVVNVLNWSDYIDEQVNTDFTAATGIKVVYDVFDSNEVLEAKLLAGGSGYDVVVPSSSFLARQIEAGVFQKLDKSKLSNIGNMWSDIEDQVAQFGPLNDYSVNYMWGTTGIGYNEGLIGERMADAPTTSLAMVFDPDVVSKFADCGVHLLNAPTEIIPAALAYLGEDPRSTDADVIKKAEEVLMKVRPYIQKFHSSQYIDALANGDICLVVGWSGDIFMAQYAAWDAENDVEIVYAIPEEGALMWFDQLAVPKDAPNASNAHKYINWIMDPEQIATATNYVWYANGNLASQPLLEEDLLNDPAVYPTPEVMEGLYISPTYDSKSQRVVTRTWTKITTGQ; translated from the coding sequence ATGAAAAATAAATTAAATAATCTACTCGTTGCTGGTGCATTAACTTTTTCAGCGCAAGTTGCAATTGCAGACGAAGTAGTAAATGTTCTTAACTGGTCAGACTACATTGATGAACAGGTCAATACTGATTTTACCGCTGCAACTGGCATCAAAGTTGTTTATGATGTATTTGATTCAAACGAAGTCCTTGAGGCTAAGCTTTTAGCAGGTGGCTCAGGATATGATGTTGTGGTTCCTTCAAGTAGCTTTTTAGCTCGTCAAATAGAAGCAGGCGTTTTCCAAAAACTTGATAAGTCAAAATTATCCAATATTGGTAATATGTGGAGTGATATTGAAGATCAAGTCGCTCAATTTGGTCCGCTTAATGACTATTCTGTTAACTATATGTGGGGAACAACAGGAATTGGTTATAACGAAGGTCTAATTGGTGAAAGAATGGCAGATGCGCCAACAACTTCTTTGGCGATGGTTTTTGATCCAGATGTTGTTTCTAAATTTGCTGACTGTGGCGTTCATTTACTTAACGCGCCAACCGAAATAATTCCTGCTGCCTTAGCATATCTTGGAGAGGATCCTAGAAGTACTGACGCTGATGTGATTAAAAAAGCTGAAGAAGTTCTTATGAAGGTTCGTCCTTATATTCAAAAATTCCATTCATCCCAATACATTGATGCACTTGCAAATGGTGATATTTGCTTAGTAGTTGGTTGGTCAGGTGATATCTTTATGGCTCAATACGCAGCTTGGGATGCAGAAAATGATGTTGAAATCGTTTATGCAATTCCAGAAGAAGGTGCACTAATGTGGTTTGATCAATTAGCAGTTCCAAAAGATGCTCCAAATGCAAGTAACGCGCATAAGTACATCAATTGGATTATGGATCCTGAGCAGATTGCAACAGCAACAAATTACGTTTGGTATGCTAATGGTAACCTAGCGTCACAACCATTATTAGAAGAAGATCTGTTGAATGATCCAGCAGTTTATCCAACACCTGAGGTAATGGAGGGTTTATATATTAGCCCAACTTATGATTCAAAATCCCAAAGAGTGGTAACACGTACTTGGACTAAAATTACTACAGGTCAATAA
- a CDS encoding ABC transporter ATP-binding protein, whose protein sequence is MSESTSFSPWLDPTQVPYIQIQNVTKKFGEFTAIDNLTLDIYKNEFFSLLGPSGCGKTTLLRMLAGFEKITNGKILLDGEDISEIPPHLRPINMMFQSYALFPHMTVEKNIAFGLKQDNLPTNEIDQRVEEMLELVELTDFAKRKPNQLSGGQSQRVALARSLAKRPKLLLLDEPLGALDKRLREQTQFELMDIQEKLEVTFVIVTHDQEEAMTVSSRIGVMDSGNLVQVATPAEIYEAPINKDVADFIGDVNILKGIYKGQNKIGTQLLSEDSNSIVFATQEVGAEIEDEMWFAVRPEKLEISKNPPSNDHNILKGTIEDIAYGGSFSTYHVKLDNGRILKAIRANRVRTKEHHLTWEDEVFLQWAPHSAVVLLS, encoded by the coding sequence ATGTCAGAATCTACTTCATTCAGCCCATGGCTGGACCCAACTCAAGTACCTTATATTCAAATTCAAAATGTAACAAAGAAATTTGGAGAATTCACTGCTATAGATAATCTAACTTTAGATATCTATAAGAATGAGTTTTTTTCCTTATTAGGCCCATCTGGTTGTGGAAAAACAACTCTACTTAGGATGCTAGCAGGTTTTGAGAAAATTACAAATGGTAAAATTCTTCTCGATGGAGAGGATATATCAGAAATACCTCCGCACCTAAGGCCTATCAATATGATGTTTCAGTCATATGCTCTTTTTCCTCATATGACTGTAGAAAAGAATATAGCCTTTGGACTCAAACAAGACAATCTGCCTACTAATGAAATTGATCAAAGAGTTGAGGAGATGCTAGAGCTAGTTGAACTTACTGATTTTGCAAAACGTAAACCAAACCAACTCTCTGGAGGACAAAGTCAACGAGTAGCTCTTGCAAGAAGTCTAGCAAAACGTCCAAAACTATTACTTTTAGATGAGCCATTAGGAGCTCTAGATAAAAGACTAAGGGAGCAAACTCAATTTGAACTAATGGATATCCAAGAAAAATTAGAAGTTACTTTTGTTATTGTTACCCATGATCAAGAGGAGGCAATGACCGTTTCAAGCAGAATTGGTGTGATGGATTCTGGAAACTTGGTTCAAGTTGCAACGCCTGCAGAAATCTATGAGGCACCCATTAATAAAGATGTTGCTGACTTTATAGGTGACGTTAATATATTAAAAGGAATCTATAAAGGACAAAATAAAATTGGTACTCAATTACTCTCTGAAGATTCAAATTCAATAGTATTTGCAACTCAAGAGGTTGGTGCTGAGATTGAAGATGAGATGTGGTTTGCTGTTAGACCTGAGAAACTTGAAATATCTAAAAATCCACCCTCAAATGATCATAATATATTGAAAGGAACTATTGAAGATATTGCTTATGGAGGAAGCTTTTCAACTTATCATGTTAAACTTGATAATGGTCGAATTCTTAAGGCAATTCGTGCAAATCGTGTGAGAACTAAAGAACATCATTTAACCTGGGAAGATGAAGTTTTTCTTCAGTGGGCACCCCATTCCGCAGTTGTTCTTCTTTCTTAG
- a CDS encoding ABC transporter permease subunit, with the protein MNNSRKKSNYFQSIFNGRNAVIAIPYIWLLLLFLLPFIFVLKISLAEPIMAIPPYTSLLKWSDSWLPSIAASLDSYLFLFSDSLYIKAYLSSLKIAIISTILTLIIGYSIAYSVARAPTRWRGILLMLVILPFWTSFLIRVYAWIGILKTEGLLNLALMSIGIIDKPLMIMNTDLAVYIGIVYSYLPFMILPLYANLEKMDMSLLEAAADLGCRPFKTFWTVTVPLSIPGILAGCFLVFIPVMGEFVIPDLLGGSDTLMIGKVLWTEFFYNRDWPVASAVAIILLALLVVPIMLYQKSQERAIS; encoded by the coding sequence GTGAATAATTCAAGAAAAAAATCTAACTATTTTCAAAGCATATTTAATGGAAGAAATGCTGTAATCGCTATTCCATATATTTGGCTTTTATTGCTCTTTTTACTGCCTTTTATTTTTGTTCTCAAGATTAGTCTTGCTGAGCCAATTATGGCAATACCACCATACACCTCTCTACTTAAGTGGAGTGACTCATGGTTACCTTCAATTGCTGCAAGTCTTGATAGCTACTTATTTCTTTTTAGTGATTCTTTATATATCAAAGCTTATCTTTCAAGTTTAAAAATAGCTATTATTTCTACAATACTGACCTTAATAATAGGCTATTCAATTGCTTACAGCGTAGCAAGAGCTCCAACCCGATGGAGAGGCATATTATTAATGCTTGTAATCCTTCCTTTTTGGACTTCTTTCCTAATAAGAGTTTATGCATGGATTGGTATATTAAAAACAGAAGGATTGCTAAATTTAGCTTTAATGAGTATTGGCATTATTGATAAACCGTTAATGATAATGAATACAGATCTTGCAGTCTATATTGGTATTGTCTACTCTTATCTCCCTTTCATGATTTTACCTCTTTATGCAAATCTTGAAAAGATGGATATGAGTTTATTGGAGGCTGCTGCTGATTTGGGTTGTAGGCCTTTTAAAACTTTTTGGACAGTTACAGTTCCTCTCTCAATTCCTGGAATTTTAGCTGGCTGTTTCTTAGTTTTTATTCCGGTAATGGGTGAGTTTGTTATACCAGATCTGTTGGGTGGATCTGATACATTAATGATAGGAAAGGTCCTTTGGACAGAATTTTTCTATAATCGTGACTGGCCTGTTGCTTCTGCAGTAGCAATAATCCTTCTTGCCCTTCTAGTCGTTCCAATAATGCTTTATCAAAAATCACAAGAGAGGGCAATCTCATGA
- a CDS encoding ABC transporter permease subunit, translating into MKKFGNFNLFALIVGFSFLYIPIILLILFSFNESRLVTVWGGFSTKWYGELMQNQGIKDAAWVTIKVAFVSSTIATILGTIAGLVMTRFGNFRGRTLFSGMIYAPMVMPEVIIGLSTLLMFVALAIDRGVFTVTLAHITFSMCYVAVVIQSRMSSYDDSITEAALDLGCTPFRTFILITLPIILPAVIAGWLLSFTLSLDDLVIASFTSGPGSTTLPMKIYSMVRLGVTPEINAVSTILVGVVTLGVVSASLIGRRQKNLVKVSQT; encoded by the coding sequence ATGAAAAAGTTTGGTAACTTCAACCTCTTTGCTTTAATCGTTGGATTCTCATTTTTATATATCCCTATTATCTTGCTTATATTATTTAGCTTCAATGAGTCTAGATTAGTAACAGTTTGGGGAGGTTTTTCCACAAAATGGTATGGTGAACTCATGCAAAATCAAGGCATCAAAGATGCAGCATGGGTAACTATAAAGGTCGCCTTTGTATCTTCGACTATCGCAACAATTTTAGGAACAATTGCTGGACTAGTGATGACTCGTTTTGGAAACTTTAGAGGTAGAACTCTTTTTTCAGGAATGATCTATGCACCTATGGTAATGCCAGAAGTTATTATTGGACTCTCAACCTTACTTATGTTTGTAGCACTTGCTATTGATCGCGGAGTTTTTACAGTAACTCTAGCTCATATAACTTTTTCGATGTGCTATGTTGCAGTGGTTATTCAATCTAGAATGTCCAGTTATGATGATAGCATCACTGAGGCTGCTCTTGACTTGGGTTGCACCCCTTTTAGGACATTTATATTAATCACTCTACCTATTATTCTTCCTGCAGTGATTGCTGGTTGGTTACTATCCTTCACCTTATCACTTGATGATTTAGTCATTGCAAGCTTTACATCTGGACCAGGATCAACCACCCTACCAATGAAGATATATTCAATGGTTAGACTTGGAGTGACCCCTGAAATAAATGCAGTCTCAACTATATTGGTTGGAGTAGTTACCCTTGGTGTTGTTAGTGCTTCATTAATTGGCAGAAGACAAAAAAACCTAGTCAAAGTATCCCAAACTTAA
- a CDS encoding NAD-dependent succinate-semialdehyde dehydrogenase: MLKNLNLLKTHGYINGQWVGDNVKSRFDVTNAYTNEVISTLPDMGKKETDEAILAANAAWPEWRSRTAKERAAILKKWFDLIMSNQEDLAMLMTAEQGKPLAEARGEVGYGASFIEWFAEEGKRTYGDVIPTPANDRRILVIKQPIGVVASITPWNFPIAMITRKCAPALAAGCPVVIKPAAETPLSALAIAELADQAGIPKGIINVIVGTNSSEIGLALTDSKIVRKLSFTGSTAVGKILTRNCADTMKKVSMELGGNAPFIVFDDADIDAAVAGAMISKFRNTGQTCVCTNRFLVQEGIYEEFVKRLADAVKTLNVGNGMDEGVNQGPLISLKALDKVKDHLSDAVDRGAVIVAGGKPHQNGGTMFEPTVVSNVDSSMKIASEETFGPLAPIFKFSTEQEAIDMANDTEFGLASYFFTNDINRIWRVSEALEYGMVGVNEGVISNEVAPFGGIKESGLGREGSHYGIDDFLELKYICMGGLK; the protein is encoded by the coding sequence ATGCTGAAAAATTTAAATCTTCTTAAAACTCATGGTTATATTAATGGACAGTGGGTTGGAGATAACGTTAAATCACGCTTTGATGTCACTAATGCCTATACAAATGAAGTTATTAGTACACTACCTGATATGGGTAAAAAAGAAACTGATGAGGCTATTTTAGCAGCAAATGCTGCCTGGCCAGAATGGCGCAGTCGAACTGCTAAAGAAAGAGCTGCTATCTTAAAGAAATGGTTTGATTTAATAATGTCTAACCAAGAAGATTTAGCAATGTTAATGACAGCAGAACAGGGAAAGCCACTAGCTGAAGCTAGAGGTGAAGTTGGTTATGGTGCTTCTTTTATTGAATGGTTTGCTGAAGAGGGTAAGAGGACTTATGGTGACGTAATCCCGACTCCTGCAAATGATAGGAGAATACTTGTAATAAAACAACCTATTGGTGTTGTTGCTTCAATAACACCATGGAACTTCCCAATTGCTATGATCACAAGAAAGTGTGCTCCAGCTCTTGCTGCTGGATGTCCAGTTGTTATTAAACCTGCAGCAGAAACCCCTTTGTCTGCTTTAGCAATTGCTGAACTTGCCGATCAAGCAGGTATACCAAAAGGAATTATTAATGTAATTGTAGGAACAAATTCTAGTGAAATTGGTTTAGCATTAACGGATAGTAAAATTGTTCGAAAACTTTCATTTACTGGATCAACAGCAGTTGGAAAAATTTTGACTCGCAATTGTGCCGATACAATGAAAAAAGTTTCAATGGAGCTTGGAGGGAATGCTCCGTTTATAGTTTTTGATGATGCTGATATAGATGCAGCAGTTGCAGGAGCAATGATATCAAAATTTAGAAATACAGGGCAAACCTGCGTTTGTACTAATCGTTTTCTAGTTCAAGAAGGAATTTATGAAGAGTTTGTAAAACGACTTGCTGATGCTGTCAAAACATTAAATGTTGGGAATGGAATGGATGAAGGAGTTAATCAGGGACCTTTAATAAGTTTAAAAGCGCTTGATAAAGTTAAGGATCACTTATCAGATGCAGTTGATCGAGGTGCTGTAATTGTTGCAGGAGGAAAGCCTCATCAAAATGGTGGAACAATGTTTGAGCCAACTGTTGTTAGTAATGTCGATAGCTCAATGAAAATTGCATCAGAAGAAACATTTGGACCACTTGCCCCTATTTTTAAGTTTTCAACAGAGCAGGAGGCTATTGATATGGCAAATGATACTGAGTTTGGGCTTGCATCTTATTTCTTTACAAACGATATTAATAGAATATGGAGAGTTTCAGAAGCACTTGAATATGGCATGGTTGGTGTTAATGAAGGTGTAATCTCTAACGAAGTTGCTCCATTTGGAGGTATTAAAGAATCAGGCTTAGGAAGAGAGGGCTCTCATTATGGAATTGATGACTTCCTTGAATTAAAATATATTTGCATGGGTGGCTTGAAATAA
- a CDS encoding homoserine dehydrogenase — protein sequence MKVGILGLGTVGGGVVNVLQKNSESIQRRTGVKIELVIAGVRNKTKKRICDTSDIKLTEDPFEVVNHPDIDVVLELIGGFGLAKELIETAINNGKHIITANKALIGNHGNELIKLANKKEVRFLFEASVAGGIPIIKALEQGLSANNIESVAGIINGTGNFILTDMKEKGRDFDDVLKEAQALGYAEEDPTFDIEGIDAAHKLSILAAIAFGTKIQFDKVYTKGISDITTEDILHATELGYTIKHLGIAKRVENGIELRVHPTLVSNKQLIAQVDGVMNAVMVKSDALGTSLYYGPGAGDEATASAVIADLNDIINNQTSNHTLGWKSQQKINVIDNDSINSEFFLRLLVSDVKGVLSKVTGIFNDHNVSIEALIQKQVDENKNAHIAITTDRVSTKTVMSIKAAIEAREFNQADVQIIHIELLD from the coding sequence ATGAAAGTTGGAATTCTTGGACTAGGCACTGTTGGTGGTGGTGTAGTAAATGTCTTACAAAAAAATAGTGAATCTATTCAAAGACGAACTGGAGTTAAAATAGAGCTTGTAATTGCTGGTGTTCGAAATAAAACAAAAAAACGTATTTGTGATACTTCAGATATCAAACTAACTGAGGATCCATTTGAAGTTGTTAATCATCCTGATATTGATGTAGTCCTTGAACTTATAGGGGGTTTTGGCCTTGCTAAGGAACTAATTGAGACTGCTATAAACAATGGTAAACACATCATTACTGCCAATAAAGCACTTATTGGAAATCATGGTAATGAATTAATTAAACTTGCAAACAAGAAAGAAGTACGCTTTTTATTTGAAGCTTCTGTGGCTGGAGGAATTCCAATTATTAAAGCTTTGGAGCAAGGTCTCAGTGCTAATAATATTGAATCAGTTGCTGGAATAATTAATGGAACTGGTAACTTTATCCTAACTGATATGAAGGAAAAGGGTAGAGACTTTGATGATGTCCTAAAAGAAGCTCAAGCACTTGGTTACGCTGAAGAGGATCCTACATTTGACATTGAAGGAATTGATGCTGCTCATAAACTTTCAATTTTAGCTGCAATTGCCTTTGGAACTAAAATTCAGTTTGATAAAGTTTATACAAAAGGGATCAGTGACATTACGACTGAAGATATCCTTCATGCTACCGAGTTAGGATATACAATTAAACATTTAGGTATTGCCAAAAGAGTTGAAAATGGAATTGAGCTTCGCGTTCACCCTACTCTAGTTTCTAATAAACAATTGATTGCGCAAGTTGATGGGGTCATGAATGCTGTGATGGTAAAAAGTGATGCTCTCGGGACTAGCCTATATTATGGTCCTGGTGCTGGTGATGAAGCTACTGCTTCTGCAGTTATTGCTGATCTTAATGACATTATTAATAATCAAACCAGTAATCATACTTTAGGATGGAAATCTCAGCAAAAAATTAATGTTATTGATAATGACTCAATAAATAGTGAATTCTTTTTAAGGCTTTTAGTTTCTGATGTAAAGGGAGTTCTTTCAAAAGTAACTGGAATTTTTAATGACCATAATGTCAGTATTGAAGCACTTATTCAAAAACAAGTGGATGAGAATAAAAATGCCCATATTGCCATAACAACAGATCGAGTAAGTACTAAAACAGTTATGAGTATCAAAGCTGCAATAGAGGCAAGAGAGTTTAATCAAGCAGATGTTCAAATTATTCATATTGAATTACTAGACTAA